The genomic DNA TGCGCCAAGAGGTAGCCCAAGATCACCCGGTAAGCGCGGGCGGCCACTGCTGTAAGGGCAGCGACGTCATCGATATGGTGCGCTCTCACTGCCGCGTAAAATACCCGATGAAAAAAGCAGGCGGCAAATGGAAACGCATCAGCTACAAAGAGGCTCTCGACGAGATCGGCGCCAAACTAAAGGCGTATCGCGAGAAAAATCCTGAACAAGTGATGTTTCTAGGCTCTGCAAAAGATTGCAACGAACAAAGCTATTATATAAGCAAATTCGTAGCGATGTTCGGGACTAATAACCTAGATCACCAAGCACGTCTTTGACACAGCTCTACAGTCGCCGGTGTGGCGAATACTTGGGGTTACGGAGCTATGACCAATCATCTTGGAGATATCCAAAACGCGAAGTCTATCTTTATAGTAGGCGCAAATCCGGCGGTAAATCACCCTGTCGGCTTTAGACATTTTCTAAAAGCGAAGGAAAATAACGGCGCAAAGCTAATCGTGGTCGATCCAAGATACACGAGAACTGCGGCTAAGGCTGATTATTTTGCTCAAATTCGCACCGGCACGGATATACCTTTTATGTACGGCATGATGAATATCATCTTTCAAAACGGCTGGGAAGATAAGGAATTTATAAACGATCGCGTCTACGGTATGGATCTGATCCGCGAAGAAGCTGCCAAATGGACGCCTGAAGTCGTGGCCGATGTTTGCGGAATCAAAAAAGAGACGCTTCTTGAGATAACCGAAGTTTATGCCAAAAATCGCCCGGGATCGGTCGTTTGGGCGATGGGTCTAACTCAGCACACCATAGGCAGCTCAAACACTCGTATCGCTCCGATCCTGCAACTAGTGCTAGGAAATATGGGCGTATCGGGCGGAGGCTGTAATATTCTGCGCGGTCACGACAACGTTCAAGGCGCGACGGATATGGCGAATTTGCCGACCGAGCTACCTGGGTACTATCCAAAAAACGAAGCCAACTGGAAATACTTCGCTAAGATGTGGAAGGTCGATTTTGAATGGCTCCAAAAGAATTTCGTTAAGCCTGAAATGATGTTTAAACCCGGATTTACGCTATCAAAATGGTGGGCGGGCGTGCTTGACGGTAAAAACGGCAACGAAGCCGTAGATAATGCCGGCGACAGTATAAAAGCCTTAGTGGTAATCGGCAACGGTATCACATCAACCGCGCAACAAGTAAAAGTAAAAGAAGGCCTAGATGCGCTTGAGCTTTTAGTGCTGGTAGATCCTTTCGTAAACGATGCCGGCGTGATAACTGACAAAAAAGACGACGTCTACATACTGCCTGCGGCGACGCAGTTTGAAACCAGCGGTACGGTCGTAGCGACAAACCGCAGCGGCCAGTGGAGAAGCCAGGTCGTAGAGCCTTTGTTTGAGAGTATGCCGGATCATGAAATTTTGTTTGAGCTTGCCAAAAGGCTAGGCTACTATGACGAGCTAACGCGCACGATCAGAGACGCCGAAGGTAAGATCGAGTGGCCTGAGGTCGCTACGCGCGAGATCGCAAATATAATAAAAACTATCGGCATGACGGGTTGGACTCCGGAAAGGCTCAAAAAGCACCAAGAAAACTGGGATAAATTTGACGAAAAAACAAGTCTAGGAAAACCGGGCACCGTAGTCGAAGGCGAATACTACGGCTTGCCGTGGCCGTGCTGGACGGAGGATCATCCGGGCAGCCCGATACTTTACGATATAAACAAGCCCGTTAGGCAAGGCGGTATGGGTTTTAGAAACCGCTTCGGCTTAGAGCATAACGGAGTTAGCCAATTAGCCGCAGACGGTAGCGCGCCAGTAGATTCGTTTGTCAAGGGCGGATATCCGGAGATCAAAAAAGATAACATCGAAAAGGTGCTAGGCATCACGCTAACCGAGGATGAAAAGGCTAAAATAGGCGGCAGCTGGATACATGACGATAGTAATATCATCGCTAAAAAATGCATGGAGAAAAACATCGCTCCGTACGGCAACGCGCGAGCTAGGACGATCGTTTGGACTTTTGCGGATCAAATTCCTCTTCACAGAGAGCCGCTGCATACGCCTAGATTTGATCTAGCGCAGAAGTATCCGAGCTTTGAGGATAAGAAACTTCAAAACCGCGTCGATACGAAATTTAAATCCGTCCAGCTAGCAAAGGACTACTCAAAAGAATTTCCTATTATCCTCACGACGGCTCGCCTCGTAAATTTTAGCGGCGCGGGCATGGAGACGAGAGCTAGTATGTATCTAAGCCGCTTGACGCCTGAGATGTTTGCGGATATCCACCCTGAACTTGCGGCTAAACACGGCATTAAAAACTGGGATTTCATCTGGGTTCATTCGCCTGAAGGTACTAAGGTTAAGGTGCGCGCCAGAGTGGTACCGTCCGTTAAACCCGACACCATCTTTATGCCGTTTCATTATGCGGGTTATATGCAAGGCGTTGATATGACGGGTAATTTCCCGGAAGGCACCAAGCCTTATGCGGTAGGCGAGAGCGCAAATACCGTCACTAACTACGGATATGATATAAACACTCAGATTCCTGAAACCAAAAGCGGTCTATGCCGCATAGAAAAGGCGTAAAATGAGCGAATTTAACGATAACAATAGACTTAAATTTTACTGCGACGACGATAGATGTATCGACTGTAACGGCTGTGCGGTGGCTTGCGACGAGGCTCACGAGCTGCCTCTTGGCATCCGCCGCCGCCGCGTCATCACGCTAAACGAAGGCGTACCCGGTAAGGAAATATCAACCTCGATAGCCTGCATGCACTGCGAGGACGCTCCGTGCTCGCTGGTTTGCCCGGTTGATTGCTTTTATATCAGGAGCGATGGTATCGTGCTACACGACAAAGATATCTGTATCGGCTGCGGATACTGTCTATACGCGTGTCCGTTCGGCGCACCACAATTCCCTAAAGATGGTGTATTTGGCGCAAGAGGCGTTATGGATAAATGTACGATGTGTGCAGGTGGTCCGCTACCGACAAATAGCGAAGCCGAGCGCGAAGAGTACGGCCAGGATAGAATTTCCGAAGGCAAAGTGCCGGTTTGTGCCGCAATGTGCTCGACAAAGGCGCTGCTAGTAGGCGAATCTGTAATGATAGAAAAAATCTACGGCGATAGGGTCAAGGCACGCGGCTACGGCTTTAAAGACCTAAAACAAACTCCGACCTGGAAGCTCGCCTACTATGCTGGCGATAGGCTTAAGATAAAATCTTAAAATTTAGCTCACTCTCGCCGAGATTGCAGGAGCGAGCAATCTCATCAAATTTGACGCAGTTTGGCTGCGTCAAATTTAACTCACGCTTCTTTAGCTTTATTAAATTTTTACGCGTTAGTTGGAATAAAAGTGGATAAAATTAAGTAGAAAAAGGGCGGTCTCCCGCCCTAAATTTACGCTCTAACAGGCGACAAATACGGATTTGCCGAGTGCATCGACATCTCGTTTTGCTCTCTAAATTTGATAAATTCCTCTTCGCTTAGACGCCTGATATTTGCTATCGTCATCTTTAGAGGTGTGATGCCTGAGAGCGGATCTGGGTCGCTGGCGTTTGCTAGCTCGTTACCGTCGGCCTCGCTATAGTGGAAGGTCGTAAATATCGTGCCTTCTTTTAGATCCGGATTTACGCGCAGTTTTGCCGCGATCTGTCCGCGTTTGTTTTGCACGAGCGCGTAGCAGCCTTCCTCTAGCTCTCTCTCGCGAGCGATATCCGGGCTCACCTCTATGAGCGCGCCCTCTACGCCAGCACCGTACTCTAGGGCAGGGCACTCTCTCGTCATCGTTCCGGTGTGGTAGTGATAGACCTTGCGTCCGGTCGTAAATAGGCACGGATATACCTCGTCTGGTACTTCGCTAAGCGCTCCGCTACCGACCGGATAGCCGTCCGGGATATTCATCTTAGCTCTAAATTCGGTCTCGGCCTTTGCGCGCTCCCCTTTATCGTCTAGGTACAGCACCGGCGCAAAGCGGAATTTACCGCCCGGTAGCATAGACTTGTGATCTGCGTAAAGCACCGGCGTACCCGGATGCTCCTCGTCGGGGCACGGCCAGCTGATACCGCCTAGCTTGCCTAGTCTATAGTAGCTGATACCACCGAAAAATTTAGGCATGAGTTCCCTTAGCTCGTTCCAAATTTGCTCAGGGCTCGCAAAATCAAATCCCTCTAGCCCCATGCGGTTTGCGATGTTGCACACGACTTTCCAGTCAGGCTCTACGCCGCTAACCGGTTCGCTAGCCTTGCGCGTTCGCTGGACGCGGCGAGAGGTGTTGATAAACGTTCCGTCCTTTTCGCCCCAGCCAGCGGCAGGTAGCACCACGTCGGCCTTGTGCGCGCTCTCTGTGAAAAACAAATCCTGCACTATAAAGCAGTCTAGATGATGCACGGCGTGGACGAAGTGCTCGGTCCAAGGGTCGCTCATTACGGGGTTTTCGCCGTAGACGTAGAGGACTTTTAGCTCGCCGCTATCCATTTTATCCGGCGCTTGCGTTAGCTTAAAGCCCGGAACCGGATTTAGCTCAAAGTGCCATACTTTGCGCGCTTGCTCCTGTGCATAAGGGCTATTTACCGCGCCGGCCGGGATGACGTTAGGCAGCGCGCCCATGTCGCATGCGCCTTGGACGTTGTTTTGACCGCGCAGAGGATTTACGCCCGCACCCTTTTTGCCTAAATTTCCGGTTAAAACGGCTAAATTTGATAGCGAAAATACGTTTGACGTGCCGTCGCTAAACTGCGTGATGCCCATCGTGTAGCAAATCGCCGCCGCGCCTGCTTTAGCATACATTCTAGCTGCCTCTATGATGAGCTCTTTTTTTATACCAGTTTCGCACTCGAAACGCTCAGGCGTAAAGTCCTTAACCGCTTCTTTTAGATACTCAAATCCCTCGGAGTATTTTTCTATAAATTCGCTATCTTGCAAATTTTCGGCGATTATGACGTGCATCATCGTGTTTAGCGTTTTGATATTCGCTCCGATCGGGATTTGCAGATAGATATCGGCTTTTTTGGCCATATCGGTGCGTTTTGGATCTACGACGATCATCTTTGCGCCGCGCTGAAGTCCGCGCTGCATCTGCATAGCGATGATCGGGTGGCACTCGCTCGTGTTGGTACCGATGAGTAAAAATACGTCCGTGTCGGTCGCAAATTCTACTAAATCGTTCGTCATCGTTCCGTTTCCTAGCGTGCTGGCAAGACCTGCCACTGTAGGAGCGTGTCAAAGACGGGCGCAGTGATCGACGTTGTTGCTACCCTGAGCTCGGAAAAATTTCTGGAAAACGTAGTTGTCTTCGTTATTTGAGCGCGCGGAGCTAAAGCCCATGATCGAGCTTGGACCGTATTTTGCGACGGTGGATTTAAATTTATCCGCGAGGAAATCATAAACCTCCTCAAAACTCACTTCTTCAAGCTCTCCGTGCTTGTCGTAGACGCCATTTAGCTTTCTCATCATCGGTCGGCTTAAGCGTTTAGGAGAGTTTACGAACTCCCATCCGAACATTCCTTTTAAGCAAAGTTCGCCGTCGTTTACGTGGTGGTCTTTGCTAGGTTTGGCATCTACGATTCTACCGTTTCGCACGATAAGATCGATGCCGCAGCCCGTACCGCAATATGGACAGGTGGTCTTTACGATCTCTTCCATTTTTGCTCCTTTCTAGTATTACTGAAAATTATGAGATTATTATACAACTGCAAATATAAATTTAGTTTTAAAATTAGTATATTTTTTTAAGAATTATTTAAGTAATATGTAAATTTAGAATATTCCTTTTTTGGCTAAATTTGCCTTTAAAATCGTATTTTGAAAGAAAAATCACATATTAGTCATTTTGATAAAATTTGTCCTACCGGTACCACTCTATAACAATCTATTAAAGATTTCTTGCTGCCGATAACTTGCTTATATCTCCATCCCATCCCTACTGTAT from Campylobacter concisus includes the following:
- a CDS encoding molybdopterin-dependent oxidoreductase produces the protein MPHSNAVGRRSFLKMAALAGVAGGMSGLAASGVTRSATKEEMANPFPNSKIVKTVCTVCSVGCGVRAEVENGVWVRQEVAQDHPVSAGGHCCKGSDVIDMVRSHCRVKYPMKKAGGKWKRISYKEALDEIGAKLKAYREKNPEQVMFLGSAKDCNEQSYYISKFVAMFGTNNLDHQARLUHSSTVAGVANTWGYGAMTNHLGDIQNAKSIFIVGANPAVNHPVGFRHFLKAKENNGAKLIVVDPRYTRTAAKADYFAQIRTGTDIPFMYGMMNIIFQNGWEDKEFINDRVYGMDLIREEAAKWTPEVVADVCGIKKETLLEITEVYAKNRPGSVVWAMGLTQHTIGSSNTRIAPILQLVLGNMGVSGGGCNILRGHDNVQGATDMANLPTELPGYYPKNEANWKYFAKMWKVDFEWLQKNFVKPEMMFKPGFTLSKWWAGVLDGKNGNEAVDNAGDSIKALVVIGNGITSTAQQVKVKEGLDALELLVLVDPFVNDAGVITDKKDDVYILPAATQFETSGTVVATNRSGQWRSQVVEPLFESMPDHEILFELAKRLGYYDELTRTIRDAEGKIEWPEVATREIANIIKTIGMTGWTPERLKKHQENWDKFDEKTSLGKPGTVVEGEYYGLPWPCWTEDHPGSPILYDINKPVRQGGMGFRNRFGLEHNGVSQLAADGSAPVDSFVKGGYPEIKKDNIEKVLGITLTEDEKAKIGGSWIHDDSNIIAKKCMEKNIAPYGNARARTIVWTFADQIPLHREPLHTPRFDLAQKYPSFEDKKLQNRVDTKFKSVQLAKDYSKEFPIILTTARLVNFSGAGMETRASMYLSRLTPEMFADIHPELAAKHGIKNWDFIWVHSPEGTKVKVRARVVPSVKPDTIFMPFHYAGYMQGVDMTGNFPEGTKPYAVGESANTVTNYGYDINTQIPETKSGLCRIEKA
- the fdh3B gene encoding formate dehydrogenase FDH3 subunit beta, which gives rise to MSEFNDNNRLKFYCDDDRCIDCNGCAVACDEAHELPLGIRRRRVITLNEGVPGKEISTSIACMHCEDAPCSLVCPVDCFYIRSDGIVLHDKDICIGCGYCLYACPFGAPQFPKDGVFGARGVMDKCTMCAGGPLPTNSEAEREEYGQDRISEGKVPVCAAMCSTKALLVGESVMIEKIYGDRVKARGYGFKDLKQTPTWKLAYYAGDRLKIKS
- a CDS encoding molybdopterin oxidoreductase family protein, giving the protein MEEIVKTTCPYCGTGCGIDLIVRNGRIVDAKPSKDHHVNDGELCLKGMFGWEFVNSPKRLSRPMMRKLNGVYDKHGELEEVSFEEVYDFLADKFKSTVAKYGPSSIMGFSSARSNNEDNYVFQKFFRAQGSNNVDHCARLUHAPTVAGLASTLGNGTMTNDLVEFATDTDVFLLIGTNTSECHPIIAMQMQRGLQRGAKMIVVDPKRTDMAKKADIYLQIPIGANIKTLNTMMHVIIAENLQDSEFIEKYSEGFEYLKEAVKDFTPERFECETGIKKELIIEAARMYAKAGAAAICYTMGITQFSDGTSNVFSLSNLAVLTGNLGKKGAGVNPLRGQNNVQGACDMGALPNVIPAGAVNSPYAQEQARKVWHFELNPVPGFKLTQAPDKMDSGELKVLYVYGENPVMSDPWTEHFVHAVHHLDCFIVQDLFFTESAHKADVVLPAAGWGEKDGTFINTSRRVQRTRKASEPVSGVEPDWKVVCNIANRMGLEGFDFASPEQIWNELRELMPKFFGGISYYRLGKLGGISWPCPDEEHPGTPVLYADHKSMLPGGKFRFAPVLYLDDKGERAKAETEFRAKMNIPDGYPVGSGALSEVPDEVYPCLFTTGRKVYHYHTGTMTRECPALEYGAGVEGALIEVSPDIARERELEEGCYALVQNKRGQIAAKLRVNPDLKEGTIFTTFHYSEADGNELANASDPDPLSGITPLKMTIANIRRLSEEEFIKFREQNEMSMHSANPYLSPVRA